Proteins from a single region of Cytophagaceae bacterium:
- a CDS encoding DUF5606 domain-containing protein, whose amino-acid sequence MELLQEVANISGKPGLFRILKPGRGGVIVESLDALKKKEMINANSKVSVLKEISVYTEDINKSTPLSEIFMSIKENFKDGIDINPKEASNSALFDFMGKVMPDFDRERVYATDVKKIINWFNILNQYLPEAFEAPKEEEEKK is encoded by the coding sequence ATGGAATTATTACAGGAAGTAGCTAATATCTCGGGAAAACCAGGTCTGTTCAGAATCTTGAAACCCGGCCGTGGCGGCGTTATTGTTGAGTCACTAGACGCATTGAAGAAAAAAGAAATGATCAATGCCAATTCAAAAGTGTCGGTTTTGAAAGAAATTTCGGTTTATACTGAAGACATCAATAAGTCAACACCGCTTTCCGAAATCTTTATGAGTATTAAAGAGAATTTTAAAGATGGAATCGATATCAATCCCAAAGAAGCCAGCAATTCTGCCCTTTTTGATTTTATGGGAAAAGTAATGCCTGACTTTGACAGAGAAAGAGTATATGCTACCGATGTCAAAAAAATCATCAATTGGTTTAATATTCTAAACCAATACCTGCCCGAAGCCTTCGAGGCACCGAAAGAAGAAGAAGAGAAAAAATAA
- a CDS encoding thiamine diphosphokinase has product MSSHHIVREKQEPALIIANGEACSMELLNQLLEWSPFVVVLDGAYERVHNLGIKIDVILGDFDRIDFQKEYLGKIQFPIEVIHTPDQDKTDLEKAIDFLIDRGFPAANIVWATGRRADHTFANISILPKYLKTIKLTILDDYSTIYPVGPLPAVFRKWFKAQTPLSLIPISRVSHLSTSNLKYELKNEELILGIRNGNSNEALSDGIVEISYQSGDLLIMECND; this is encoded by the coding sequence ATGTCATCACATCATATCGTAAGAGAAAAACAAGAACCGGCATTGATAATAGCCAATGGTGAGGCATGCTCAATGGAGCTCCTAAATCAGTTACTCGAATGGAGTCCATTTGTAGTAGTGCTCGACGGTGCTTATGAAAGAGTACATAATCTTGGAATCAAAATCGATGTAATACTTGGAGACTTTGACAGGATAGATTTTCAGAAAGAGTATCTTGGAAAAATACAATTTCCAATAGAAGTGATCCATACCCCTGACCAGGATAAAACCGACCTTGAAAAAGCCATAGATTTTTTAATTGACAGGGGATTCCCTGCTGCCAATATTGTATGGGCAACAGGACGCAGGGCCGACCATACTTTTGCCAATATTTCTATCCTTCCAAAATACTTAAAAACTATTAAACTAACTATTCTGGACGACTACTCAACTATATATCCTGTTGGTCCGCTGCCGGCCGTTTTCCGCAAGTGGTTTAAAGCTCAAACTCCCCTCTCATTAATCCCGATTTCCAGGGTATCTCACTTATCCACATCCAATCTAAAATATGAGCTAAAAAATGAAGAGTTAATTCTTGGAATACGCAATGGGAATAGCAATGAGGCACTTTCTGACGGAATTGTAGAGATTTCTTATCAGTCGGGGGATTTGTTGATAATGGAATGTAACGATTAA
- a CDS encoding ribonucleoside-diphosphate reductase subunit alpha, which translates to MYVIKRDGRRESVKFDKVTARIERLCYGLDPAFVQPVEVAMKVVSGIYDGVTTSELDNLAAETAASMTTKHPDYATLAARIAISNLHKNTQKSFSGTMKQMYQYTDPKTGENASLISKETWKVIKDNAALLDSSIIYDRDFGFDYFGYKTLEKSYLMKLNGKIVERPQHMLMRVSVGIHGENIEKAIETYNLLSERWFTHATPTLFNAGTPKPQLSSCFLLTMKDDSIEGIYDTLKQTAKISQSAGGIGLSIHNVRATGSYIKGTNGTSNGIVPMLRVFNDTARYVDQGGGKRKGSFAIYLEPWHSDIFEFLDLKRNHGKEELRARDLFFAMWIPDLFMKRVEANQQWSLFCPHECPGMSDTYGDDFERLYEKYESEGKARKTIQAQELWFQILESQVETGTPYILYKDSANKKSNQKNLGTIKSSNLCTEIIEYTAPDEVAVCNLASIALPKFVKNVDGDGPLGFDFQKLYEITKVITRNLNRVIDINYYPVPEAEKSNKRHRPIGIGIQGLADAFIMLKFPFDSQPAQKLNRDIFETIYYAAMETSMELAIEEGPYETWEGSPISQGIFQFDMWGVTPDSGLWNWEELREKVIKNGVRNSLLLAPMPTASTSQILGNNECFEPYTSNIYTRRVLSGEFVVVNKHLLRDLVKIGMWNDTMKNKLIAANGSVQNINEIPDNLKELYKTAWEIKQKTLIDMSADRGAFICQSQSLNIFMMDPNFAKLTSMHFYSWKAGLKTGMYYLRTKAAVDAVKFTVDRQAIAETTPVVEKMEEKPLDYNTYAKENEAKVKAAASFKMSEEEQKYAAMQCSLDDPEGCVMCGS; encoded by the coding sequence ATGTACGTTATAAAAAGAGACGGAAGAAGAGAGTCAGTAAAATTTGACAAAGTAACAGCTAGAATCGAGAGGCTTTGCTATGGTCTTGACCCCGCTTTTGTACAACCTGTAGAAGTTGCTATGAAGGTCGTTTCCGGTATTTATGATGGTGTAACAACTTCGGAATTGGACAACCTTGCTGCGGAAACTGCAGCATCGATGACTACCAAACATCCCGATTACGCTACATTGGCTGCAAGAATAGCAATTTCAAATTTGCATAAGAATACTCAGAAGTCTTTTTCGGGTACAATGAAACAAATGTACCAGTACACTGACCCAAAAACTGGTGAAAACGCTTCATTGATTTCTAAAGAAACATGGAAGGTAATTAAAGACAATGCGGCATTGCTTGATTCATCAATAATCTATGACCGTGATTTTGGTTTTGATTATTTTGGATACAAAACCCTTGAGAAATCCTACCTGATGAAACTGAACGGTAAGATTGTTGAACGTCCTCAGCACATGCTCATGAGGGTTTCGGTAGGTATTCATGGTGAAAACATCGAAAAAGCCATTGAGACGTACAACTTACTGTCAGAAAGGTGGTTCACTCATGCTACGCCAACCCTATTTAATGCAGGTACACCAAAACCTCAGCTATCATCCTGTTTCCTTTTAACAATGAAAGATGATAGCATAGAAGGAATATATGATACATTAAAACAAACCGCCAAAATTTCTCAGTCAGCCGGTGGAATTGGTCTATCAATTCACAACGTAAGAGCTACTGGTAGCTATATTAAAGGCACTAATGGCACATCTAACGGTATAGTGCCGATGTTAAGGGTATTTAATGATACTGCAAGATACGTGGATCAGGGGGGGGGTAAAAGAAAAGGGTCTTTCGCCATTTATCTTGAACCATGGCATTCTGATATTTTTGAGTTTCTTGACCTAAAACGTAATCATGGAAAAGAGGAATTAAGAGCCAGAGATTTGTTTTTTGCTATGTGGATTCCCGATTTGTTTATGAAACGCGTGGAAGCCAACCAACAGTGGTCTTTGTTTTGCCCTCATGAATGTCCTGGTATGTCAGATACATACGGAGATGATTTTGAGAGACTTTATGAAAAATATGAATCGGAAGGTAAAGCAAGAAAGACCATTCAGGCTCAGGAATTATGGTTCCAGATATTAGAGTCTCAGGTGGAAACCGGTACACCATACATTTTGTATAAAGATTCAGCCAACAAAAAATCGAATCAAAAAAACCTGGGTACTATTAAGTCATCAAACCTTTGTACCGAGATCATCGAATATACAGCCCCTGATGAGGTAGCTGTTTGTAATCTGGCTTCAATTGCACTTCCAAAATTTGTCAAAAACGTTGACGGCGATGGACCATTAGGGTTTGATTTTCAAAAACTTTATGAAATCACTAAGGTAATCACTCGAAACTTAAACCGGGTTATTGATATCAACTATTATCCCGTTCCGGAAGCTGAAAAAAGCAATAAGCGTCATCGTCCGATAGGAATCGGAATTCAAGGATTGGCTGATGCGTTTATTATGCTGAAGTTTCCATTTGATAGTCAGCCGGCTCAAAAACTTAACAGAGACATTTTTGAGACTATATATTATGCTGCAATGGAAACCTCAATGGAGTTGGCCATTGAAGAAGGACCGTATGAAACCTGGGAAGGGTCACCAATTTCACAAGGTATATTCCAGTTTGATATGTGGGGCGTTACACCAGATTCCGGACTTTGGAATTGGGAAGAATTGCGTGAAAAAGTAATAAAAAATGGAGTTAGAAATTCATTGTTACTGGCACCCATGCCAACTGCTTCGACTAGTCAGATATTAGGCAATAACGAATGCTTTGAGCCTTATACGTCAAATATTTACACTCGTAGGGTATTGTCTGGTGAATTTGTGGTAGTAAACAAGCACCTGCTCCGCGACCTGGTGAAAATTGGGATGTGGAACGACACCATGAAAAACAAACTGATTGCAGCCAATGGGTCTGTGCAAAATATTAATGAAATTCCTGATAATTTAAAAGAACTCTATAAAACTGCCTGGGAAATCAAACAGAAAACCCTTATCGATATGTCGGCTGACCGTGGTGCATTTATATGCCAAAGCCAGTCGCTTAATATCTTTATGATGGATCCCAACTTCGCCAAACTTACTTCTATGCACTTCTATTCGTGGAAGGCCGGTCTAAAAACCGGAATGTACTACTTACGTACTAAAGCAGCAGTTGACGCCGTTAAGTTTACTGTGGACCGTCAGGCAATTGCCGAAACCACACCAGTAGTGGAGAAAATGGAAGAAAAACCATTGGACTACAACACGTATGCCAAAGAAAACGAGGCTAAAGTAAAAGCCGCCGCTTCATTTAAAATGAGCGAAGAAGAACAGAAATACGCAGCTATGCAGTGCTCATTAGATGATCCCGAAGGTTGTGTTATGTGTGGTTCTTGA